Proteins encoded within one genomic window of Pseudomonas cannabina:
- a CDS encoding TolC family outer membrane protein codes for MLRKLSWVVAVSFASSGLTWAADLPMPIKTGLLNVYQQAVDNNADLAASRADYDARKEVVPQARAGLLPNISGSVQNTDTRTSIDQPRAVASRSGTVYQATLSQPIFRADRWFQLQAAEAVNEQAALELSATEQNLILQSAQSYFSVLRAQDNLASTKAEEAAFKRQLDQARERFDVGLSDKTDVLQAQASYDTSRASRLLAQRQVDDAFQALVTLTNREYNSIEGIVHTLPVLAPTPNDAKAWVDTAAQQNLNLLASNYAVSAAEETLRQRKAGHAPTLDAVATYQRGDNDALGFSNPNYTGRNYSGDVEQRSIGVQLNIPIYSGGLTSSQVREAYSRLSQSEQRRESLRRQVVENTRNLHRAVNTDVEQVQARKQSIISNQSALEATEIGYQVGTRNIVDVLDAQRQLYASVRDYNNTRYDYILDNLRLKQAAGTLNPGDLQDLSRYLKPDYNPDKDFLPPDLATAAQKNFERPAQR; via the coding sequence ATGTTGCGCAAACTTTCGTGGGTCGTGGCTGTTTCGTTTGCGTCCAGCGGGCTGACCTGGGCAGCCGACTTGCCAATGCCGATCAAGACCGGCCTGCTGAATGTCTACCAGCAGGCGGTGGACAACAACGCCGACCTTGCCGCCTCGCGCGCCGATTACGATGCCCGCAAGGAAGTTGTGCCGCAGGCGCGTGCCGGCCTGCTGCCGAATATTTCCGGCAGCGTCCAGAACACCGACACCCGCACCAGCATTGATCAGCCCCGAGCCGTGGCGAGCCGCAGCGGCACGGTGTACCAGGCAACCTTGAGCCAGCCGATCTTTCGTGCCGATCGCTGGTTCCAGTTGCAGGCCGCCGAGGCGGTCAACGAACAGGCGGCGCTGGAGCTGTCGGCCACCGAACAGAATCTGATTCTGCAATCGGCACAAAGCTATTTCAGCGTATTGCGTGCGCAGGACAACCTGGCGTCGACCAAGGCCGAGGAAGCGGCCTTCAAACGCCAGCTGGATCAGGCCAGAGAGCGTTTCGATGTCGGCCTGTCGGACAAGACCGATGTGCTGCAGGCCCAGGCCAGCTATGACACCTCGCGTGCCAGCCGACTGCTCGCCCAGCGTCAGGTGGACGATGCCTTTCAGGCACTGGTGACGCTGACCAATCGCGAATACAACTCCATCGAAGGCATCGTGCACACCTTGCCGGTGCTCGCACCGACACCAAATGACGCCAAGGCCTGGGTCGACACCGCTGCGCAACAGAACCTCAACTTGCTGGCCAGCAACTATGCGGTCAGCGCTGCCGAAGAAACCCTGCGCCAGCGCAAGGCAGGGCATGCGCCGACCCTCGATGCCGTGGCGACTTACCAGCGTGGCGACAACGATGCGCTGGGGTTCAGCAACCCCAATTACACCGGTCGCAATTACAGCGGTGACGTCGAGCAGCGCAGCATTGGCGTGCAGCTGAACATCCCGATCTATAGCGGCGGGCTGACCAGCTCGCAGGTGCGCGAAGCTTATTCGCGGCTGAGCCAGAGCGAGCAGCGCCGCGAAAGCCTGCGCCGTCAGGTGGTGGAAAACACCCGCAACCTGCACCGCGCGGTGAACACCGATGTGGAGCAGGTGCAGGCGCGCAAGCAGTCGATCATCTCCAACCAGAGTGCGCTGGAAGCCACGGAAATCGGCTATCAGGTCGGCACCCGCAACATCGTCGACGTGCTCGATGCGCAACGCCAGCTGTATGCCTCGGTGCGTGACTACAACAACACGCGCTACGACTACATCCTCGACAACCTGCGCCTCAAGCAGGCCGCCGGCACCTTGAACCCGGGCGACCTGCAAGACCTGTCCCGCTACCTCAAACCGGACTACAACCCGGACAAGGACTTCCTGCCACCGGATTTGGCGACGGCAGCGCAGAAGAATTTCGAGCGGCCGGCGCAGCGCTGA
- the waaA gene encoding lipid IV(A) 3-deoxy-D-manno-octulosonic acid transferase, translating to MNRTLYTVLFHLGLPLVALRLWLRARKAPAYRQRIGERFASGLPAMQRGGIWVHAVSVGESIAAAPMIRALLAQYPQLPITVTCMTPTGSERIKAMFASEPRIQHCYLPYDLPWAAGRFLDHVQPRLGVIMETELWPNHIHQCAKRGIPVVLANARLSERSARGYARFAKLTRPMLAEMAWFAVQTEAEAQRFRELGARPECVAVTGSIKFDLSVDPHLLERAAQLREQWQATQRPVWIAASTHAGEDEIVLAAHRTLLAARPDALLILVPRHPERFDSVHALCQQQGFATVRRSAAQPVTPEVSVLLGDTMGELLFLYALVDIAFVGGSLVPNGGHNLLEPAALAKPVLSGPHLFNFLEIAAMLRNAGALQEISDATALAAAVQRLIDQPQQARSMADAGLAVMKANQGALQRLLDGIGQLMGKR from the coding sequence ATGAATAGAACTCTTTATACCGTGCTGTTTCATCTCGGCCTGCCACTGGTCGCACTGCGTCTGTGGCTGCGGGCGCGCAAGGCTCCGGCGTACCGTCAGCGCATCGGCGAGCGCTTCGCCAGCGGCCTGCCCGCCATGCAGCGCGGCGGGATCTGGGTGCATGCGGTGTCGGTCGGCGAGAGCATTGCCGCCGCACCGATGATTCGTGCCCTGCTGGCGCAGTATCCGCAGTTGCCGATCACTGTGACTTGCATGACGCCCACAGGTTCGGAGCGAATCAAGGCGATGTTCGCCAGCGAGCCGCGCATTCAGCACTGTTACCTGCCGTATGACCTGCCTTGGGCGGCAGGGCGTTTTCTTGATCATGTGCAGCCGCGGCTGGGCGTCATTATGGAAACCGAGTTGTGGCCCAATCACATTCATCAATGTGCGAAACGCGGAATCCCCGTAGTGCTGGCCAATGCGCGGCTGTCGGAACGTTCTGCACGAGGCTATGCACGTTTCGCGAAGCTGACGCGGCCGATGCTGGCGGAAATGGCCTGGTTCGCGGTGCAGACCGAAGCCGAAGCGCAGCGCTTCCGCGAGCTGGGTGCGCGTCCCGAGTGCGTTGCGGTGACCGGCTCGATCAAGTTCGACCTGAGCGTCGACCCGCACCTGCTGGAGCGCGCTGCGCAACTGCGCGAGCAATGGCAGGCGACGCAGCGCCCGGTGTGGATCGCTGCGAGTACCCACGCAGGCGAAGACGAAATCGTACTGGCTGCGCATCGCACTCTGCTGGCAGCCCGTCCCGACGCGCTGTTGATTCTGGTGCCGCGTCATCCTGAACGTTTCGACAGCGTGCATGCACTGTGTCAGCAGCAGGGCTTTGCAACGGTTCGCCGTTCCGCTGCCCAGCCCGTCACACCGGAGGTTTCGGTGCTGCTGGGCGATACCATGGGCGAGTTGCTGTTCCTCTATGCACTGGTCGACATCGCCTTCGTCGGCGGCAGCCTGGTGCCCAATGGCGGGCACAACCTGCTGGAGCCCGCGGCGCTGGCCAAACCTGTATTGAGCGGCCCGCACCTGTTCAACTTCCTCGAGATCGCTGCAATGCTGCGCAATGCTGGCGCATTGCAGGAAATCAGCGATGCCACTGCACTAGCCGCCGCCGTCCAGCGCCTGATCGACCAGCCACAGCAGGCCCGCAGCATGGCCGATGCCGGGCTGGCAGTGATGAAGGCCAATCAGGGAGCTTTGCAGCGCTTGCTGGACGGGATCGGGCAGTTGATGGGCAAGCGCTGA
- the thiC gene encoding phosphomethylpyrimidine synthase ThiC → MSTTLKNTAHLSESAQVDSGSVQPFTRSQKIYVQGSRPDIRVPMREITLDVTPTDFGGEINAPVTVYDTSGPYTDPNVIIDVRKGLADIRSPWIDSRNDTERLPGLSSNFGQQRLSDAELTALRFAHVRNPRRAKAGANVSQMHYARQGIITAEMEYVAIRENMKLQEARAAGLLTQQHAGHSFGASIPKEITAEFVREEIARGRAIIPANINHVELEPMIIGRNFLVKINGNIGNSALGSSIEEEVAKLTWGIRWGSDTVMDLSTGKHIHETREWIIRNSPVPIGTVPTYQALEKVGGAAEDLTWELFRDTLIEQAEQGVDYFTIHAGVLLRYVPLTAKRVTGIVSRGGSIMAKWCLAHHKENFLYTHFEDICEIMKAYDVSFSLGDGLRPGSIADANDAAQFGELETLGELTKIAWKHDVQTMIEGPGHVPMQLIKENMDKQLECCDEAPFYTLGPLTTDIAPGYDHITSGIGAAMIGWFGCAMLCYVTPKEHLGLPNKDDVKTGIITYKIAAHAADLAKGHPGAQIRDNALSKARFEFRWEDQFNLGLDPDTARSYHDETLPKDSAKVAHFCSMCGPKFCSMKITQEVREYAANQRIEAVDVDVAKGLAEQAERFKQEGSQLYKKV, encoded by the coding sequence ATGAGTACAACACTAAAAAACACAGCCCATTTGAGCGAGTCGGCGCAGGTCGATTCCGGATCGGTGCAGCCGTTTACCCGTTCGCAGAAAATCTACGTTCAGGGCTCGCGCCCGGACATCCGTGTGCCGATGCGCGAAATCACTCTGGATGTCACACCGACGGATTTTGGCGGTGAAATCAACGCGCCGGTTACCGTCTATGACACCTCCGGCCCATACACCGACCCCAACGTGATCATCGATGTGCGCAAAGGTCTGGCCGATATTCGCTCGCCGTGGATCGACTCGCGCAATGACACCGAACGCCTGCCTGGCTTGAGTTCCAACTTCGGCCAGCAACGCCTGAGCGACGCCGAACTGACCGCGTTGCGCTTTGCCCATGTGCGCAACCCGCGCCGCGCCAAGGCCGGTGCCAATGTCAGCCAGATGCACTATGCGCGTCAGGGCATCATCACGGCCGAGATGGAATACGTCGCCATCCGCGAAAACATGAAGCTGCAGGAGGCCCGCGCCGCCGGCCTGCTGACCCAACAGCACGCCGGGCACAGCTTCGGTGCCAGCATCCCGAAGGAAATCACCGCCGAGTTCGTGCGTGAAGAGATCGCCCGTGGCCGCGCGATCATCCCGGCCAACATTAACCATGTCGAACTGGAGCCAATGATCATCGGCCGTAACTTCCTGGTGAAGATCAACGGCAACATCGGCAACAGCGCGTTGGGTTCTTCCATTGAAGAAGAAGTCGCCAAGCTGACCTGGGGTATCCGCTGGGGCTCGGACACGGTCATGGACCTGTCCACCGGCAAGCACATTCATGAAACCCGTGAGTGGATCATCCGCAATTCGCCAGTGCCGATCGGTACGGTGCCGACCTATCAGGCGCTGGAAAAAGTGGGGGGTGCAGCCGAGGACCTGACCTGGGAGCTGTTCCGCGACACGCTGATCGAGCAGGCCGAGCAGGGCGTCGATTACTTCACCATCCACGCCGGGGTGTTGCTGCGTTACGTGCCGCTGACCGCCAAGCGTGTGACCGGTATCGTCAGCCGTGGCGGTTCGATCATGGCCAAATGGTGCCTGGCGCACCACAAGGAAAACTTCCTTTACACGCATTTCGAAGACATCTGCGAAATCATGAAGGCCTACGACGTCAGCTTCTCGCTGGGCGATGGCCTGCGTCCTGGCTCGATTGCCGATGCCAACGATGCGGCGCAGTTCGGTGAGCTGGAAACGCTGGGCGAACTGACCAAGATTGCCTGGAAGCATGATGTGCAGACCATGATCGAAGGCCCCGGTCATGTGCCTATGCAGTTGATCAAGGAGAACATGGACAAGCAACTGGAGTGCTGCGACGAAGCGCCGTTCTACACCCTGGGCCCGCTGACCACCGACATCGCGCCGGGTTACGACCACATCACATCGGGTATCGGGGCGGCCATGATCGGCTGGTTCGGCTGCGCGATGCTGTGCTACGTCACGCCCAAGGAGCATCTGGGGTTGCCGAACAAGGATGATGTGAAGACCGGCATCATCACCTACAAGATCGCGGCCCACGCGGCGGACCTGGCCAAAGGGCATCCGGGCGCGCAGATCCGTGACAACGCGCTGAGCAAGGCGCGTTTCGAGTTCCGCTGGGAAGACCAGTTCAATCTCGGCCTGGACCCGGACACCGCGCGCTCGTACCACGACGAAACCCTGCCCAAGGACTCCGCCAAGGTCGCACACTTCTGCTCCATGTGCGGACCGAAATTCTGCTCGATGAAAATCACCCAGGAAGTGCGCGAGTACGCAGCCAATCAGCGCATTGAAGCGGTAGACGTCGACGTCGCCAAAGGCCTGGCCGAACAGGCCGAGCGCTTCAAGCAGGAAGGCAGCCAGTTGTACAAGAAGGTGTAG
- a CDS encoding SMR family transporter, protein MNAYYLLAIAVCAEVIATTSMKAVKGFSTPLPLILLITGYAIAFWMLILVMRTIPVGITYAIWSGMGIVMVSIAAFFIYGQKLDLPALLGMGMIVAGVAVIQLFSKTAGH, encoded by the coding sequence ATGAACGCTTACTATCTACTGGCCATCGCCGTTTGCGCGGAAGTCATTGCTACCACGTCCATGAAAGCCGTCAAGGGATTCAGCACACCCCTGCCCCTGATACTGCTGATCACCGGCTACGCGATTGCGTTCTGGATGCTGATCCTGGTGATGCGCACGATTCCGGTCGGCATCACCTACGCCATCTGGTCAGGCATGGGCATCGTCATGGTGAGCATCGCGGCGTTCTTTATCTACGGCCAGAAACTCGACCTGCCTGCGCTGCTGGGCATGGGGATGATTGTGGCCGGTGTGGCGGTCATTCAGCTGTTCTCGAAAACCGCCGGGCATTGA